The Procambarus clarkii isolate CNS0578487 chromosome 46, FALCON_Pclarkii_2.0, whole genome shotgun sequence genome includes a region encoding these proteins:
- the LOC138350676 gene encoding uncharacterized protein produces MSAWNEMSNMSPSTEMSSMSPPTERPSMSPPTVMSSMPAWPEMSSMSPPLEMSSMSPPLEMSSMSPPLEMSSMSPPLEISSMSLSTEMSSMFAPTEMFSLPAWLEMSITSAWPEMPSMSPPLEISSMSPPTVMSSMFAPTEMSSLSPPTVMSSMFAPTEMSSLSPPTVMSSMFAPTEMSSMSPPTEMSSLSAFTMTPSMYARSCRVNHTAGVGPTPVTARPTHQTSQQHPRLGHHSRMSRRVRRAYKPNKYAWTEKSSTPGSTVKYRTPDSIVKSSTPDSTVKSSTSASIVKPKLFTSTPHSVILQEDLDRLRHDLAVNKAGRDALANVFMWSYRGTFPVVTYLTQDLGYTNAQYKRVFDAYQRDKLEVSSDAATFDINLLYKLLQRICGLAEMKDPTWITEDPQKLSLESLIYRLKQHRNTFIYHRMIMRQQSLSTTLTKLRDLLVKMLAEAGARCGTSSQNVQQATRAATEYIDGLMAKVREPLNPFEVVYLPQLHQENKLLDSQITEMVKQNSKQELTSIYTQCHLYMDSQVHKTLPAPGILLNITYDLSRAFTRLQVLEDPATGVRPSHVAKGQDSVSSSHTAQGHGINYEDILSVRQDNESVPQCVLLTGEGGMGKTTLLKLILKKWVEDPAAIRHLGTVDLVFYVQCRDLHLNTFDGLLRQLLPQTLHDSDLDFEQFKNIILSLNILVLIDGYDEVNDHSGRLVKELLHLPGKDVRLVITTRPGWDQHLSQLVPHTRPRCNILVLGITPERRVEFAERTIKVLVEEECQRSVITGRFTQRLEQMSEFLGEYLNTPLTLTLLALLCVEAPEEFNNLTTITQVYEKIHDFITSKLVSRLTDKHVTDPKGKCDFFLSFFEEVSLRGIKRKEYDLWPETEAEIREKCDTLGLPQEEVLSTYFIKTGSHRRPWPKQVFSYFHARYQEYCAGRGLVAHLVRAEGKLGDPTSHKESRKSETNTNLVRDVLLEDKNTTIGEIFNETRFQCILLNATSVLSNSHVEHKFAPQVIDIVNFGETVEELLKHVAESRGSEHVIQAVCKKLKELAHWKIKSVGSYAVLPIVLRRVMPDSIYLGIESRPQSSQLQCVLGYLKKQQIYVNMCFSGQYFCRNGDLSDTYLETVTAPGSKCILEIFEGCLSEAAIHLLPLTLRGLTLRLTQQQLLVLIDHLPHLRHINNLSIRLEAERLTHPAKLSSLPYKGRGLELTIVCSLTDDSPDVDWCCHLARQLCPLSKKLHYPFLSYQGTDLTSVGVENLLRGLDREGVTTNNLLVEVTDYLSLEEDHRLRDLARSFGIQGFQVTWTGRRTN; encoded by the coding sequence ATGTCTGCCTGGAATGAGATGTCCAACATGTCTCCCTCGACGGAGATGTCCAGCATGTCTCCCCCCACTGAGAGGCCCAGCATGTCTCCCCCCACTGTGATGTCCAGCATGCCTGCCTGGCCTGAGATGTCCAGCATGTCTCCCCCCCTTGAGATGTCCAGCATGTCTCCCCCCCTTGAGATGTCCAGCATGTCTCCCCCCCTTGAGATGTCCAGCATGTCTCCCCCCCTTGAGATTTCCAGCATGTCTCTCTCCACTGAGATGTCCAGCATGTTTGCCCCGACTGAGATGttcagcctgcctgcctggcttgagATGTCCATCACGTCTGCCTGGCCTGAGATGCCCAGCATGTCTCCCCCCCTTGAGATTTCCAGCATGTCTCCCCCCACTGTGATGTCCAGCATGTTTGCCCCGACTGAGATGTCCAGCCTGTCTCCCCCCACTGTGATGTCCAGCATGTTTGCCCCGACTGAGATGTCCAGCCTGTCTCCCCCCACTGTGATGTCCAGCATGTTTGCCCCGACTGAGATGTCCAGCATGTCTCCCCCGACTGAGATGTCCAGCCTGTCTGCCTTTACTATGACGCCCAGCATGTATGCCAGGTCATGCCGTGTTAACCACACGGCCGGGGTGGGACCAACACCTGTCACAGCTCgtcccacacaccagacctcgcAGCAACATCCTCGTCTTGGGCATCACTCCAGAATGTCGCGTAGAGTTCGCCGAGCATACAAGCCCAACAAGTATGCCTGGACTGAGAAGTCCAGCACGCCTGGCTCGACTGTAAAGTACAGGACGCCTGACTCGATTGTAAAGTCCAGTACGCCTGACTCGACTGTAAAGTCCAGTACATCTGCTTCGATTGTGAAGCCCAAATTGTTTACATCAACTCCACATTCAGTTATCCTACAGGAAGATCTGGACAGATTGCGGCATGACCTTGCCGTGAATAAGGCCGGTCGAGACGCGCTAGCAAATGTGTTCATGTGGTCGTACCGGGGCACCTTCCCAGTAGTGACTTACCTCACTCAGGACTTGGGGTACACCAATGCTCAGTACAAGCGTGTCTTCGATGCTTATCAGAGAGATAAACTCGAAGTTTCCTCTGACGCGGCTACTTTTGACATCAACCTGTTGTACAAGCTCCTGCAACGCATCTGTGGCCTGGCTGAGATGAAAGACCCCACGTGGATCACTGAAGATCCTCAAAAACTATCGCTTGAGTCCCTTATTTATAGGCTGAAGCAGCACCGAAATACGTTTATCTATCATCGTATGATCATGAGACAGCAAAGTCTCAGCACAACACTGACGAAGCTCAGGGACTTATTGGTTAAGATGTTGGCTGAGGCTGGTGCTCGGTGTGGGACAAGCAGCCAGAATGTGCAACAGGCAACTAGAGCTGCCACGGAGTATATTGATGGTCTGATGGCAAAGGTCAGAGAGCCGCTGAATCCCTTCGAAGTGGTGTacttgcctcagctccaccaggaGAACAAGTTGCTCGACAGCCAAATCACAGAAATGGTTAAGCAGAATAGCAAGCAGGAGTTAACTAGTATATACACTCAATGCCACTTGTATATGGACTCACAGGTACACAAGACTCTTCCTGCACCCGGGATCCTCCTCAATATTACCTACGACCTAAGTCGTGCTTTCACAAGACTGCAAGTCCTTGAAGATCCCGCCACAGGTGTAAGACCTTCCCACGTGGCCAAAGGTCAGGATAGCGTAAGCTCCTCCCACACGGCCCAAGGTCATGGTATAAACTATGAAGATATCTTAAGTGTGAGACAAGATAACGAAAGTGTCCCTCAGTGTGTCCTCCTGACGGGGGAAGGTGGTATGGGCAAGACAACTTTACTCAAGCTCATCCTCAAGAAGTGGGTAGAGGACCCTGCTGCCATACGTCACCTGGGCACTGTGGACCTCGTTTTCTATGTACAGTGCAGGGACTTACATCTTAATACCTTCGATGGTCTCCTCCGCCAGTTACTGCCTCAAACACTTCATGATTCTGATCTTGACTTCGAGCAGTTTAAGAACATAATCTTGAGCTTAAATATATTAGTCCTGATTGACGGCTACGACGAGGTCAACGACCATTCAGGAAGGCTGGTGAAGGAGCTGTTGCACCTGCCTGGCAAGGATGTGAGGTTGGTGATAACCACACGGCCGGGGTGGGACCAACACCTGTCACAGCTCgtcccacacaccagacctcgctgcaacatcctcgtcttgggcatcactccagaacgtcgcgtggagttcgccgagagaaccatcaaggtgctggtggaggaagagtgccaacggagtgtcatcacagggaggtttacccagcggctggagcagatgagtgagttcctgggtgagtacctcaacactccactcaccttgaccttgttggcgctgctgtgtgtcgaggctccagaagaatttaacaacctcaccacaaTCACTCAAGTCTATGAGAAGATTCATGACTTCATAACCAGCAAACTGGTGTCCAGACTCACAGACAAACACGTGACCGACCCAAAAGGAAaatgtgatttttttttgtcGTTTTTTGAAGAAGTTAGTTTAAGAGGGATCAAGAGGAAAGAGTACGACCTTTGGCCAGAGACGGAAGCAGAGATTAGGGagaagtgtgacactctgggactACCGCAGGAGGAGGTCTTGTCCACTTATTTCATAAAAACAGGCTCCCATCGGAGACCCTGGCCTAAGCAGGTGTTTAGCTATTTTcacgccaggtaccaggagtattgtgccggcagggggttggtcgcTCATTTGGTGAGGGCTGAGGGAAAACTCGGTGATCCAACATCACATAAGGAGTCACGTAAAAGTGAAACGAACACCAACCTTGTGCGGGATGTTCTTCTGGAGGACAAAAACACAACGATTGGTGAGATATTTAATGAAACTAGATTCCAGTGCATCTTACTTAATGCTACCAGTGTGTTGAGCAACAGTCATGTTGAACACAAATTTGCGCCGCAGGTAATTGACATTGTAAACTTCGGGGAAACTGTGGAAGAGCTATTAAAGCATGTAGCAGAGTCCCGTGGTAGTGAACACGTCATCCAAGCTGTGTGCAAGAAACTGAAAGAACTAGCACACTGGAAGATAAAGAGTGTTGGATCGTATGCTGTCCTGCCGATTGTTCTTAGGAGGGTGATGCCTGATAGTATCTATCTGGGTATAGAGAGCAGACCACAGTCAAGCCAACTGCAGTGCGTATTGGGATATTTGAAGAAACAACAGATATATGTAAACATGTGTTTCTCTGGTCAATACTTTTGCAGAAATGGCGATCTTTCAGACACCTATTTAGAAACGGTGACAGCACCCGGCAGTAAGTGTATCCTAGAGATATTTGAAGGTTGCTTGTCTGAGGCAGCCATTCacctcctgcctctcaccctccgGGGCCTCACCCTGCGCCTCACACAACAACAACTGCTCGTCCTCATAGATCACCTGCCACACCTTCGCCACATCAATAACTTAA